One segment of Anopheles stephensi strain Indian chromosome 3, UCI_ANSTEP_V1.0, whole genome shotgun sequence DNA contains the following:
- the LOC118509202 gene encoding uncharacterized protein LOC118509202, producing MPSKQTNDVLAVEELVHEIRENLRLKAKPAHQATRSSRPSPYHIPCRSWSEPVCGSGSEKAKAANKAKTKGEETIDDPYEFLQTLLKNKNLVKEAVRRLQHGLSPKQRYFYESDEESSRSPIVVMCQLES from the coding sequence atgCCGAGCAAGCAGACGAATGATGTGTTGGCGGTGGAGGAGCTGGTACACGAAATCCGCGAAAACCTGCGCCTGAAAGCGAAACCTGCTCACCAGGCGACGCGAAGTTCCCGCCCCTCGCCGTACCACATACCCTGCCGGTCGTGGTCGGAGCCGGTGTGCGGCAGCGGCTCGGAGAAAGCGAAGGCGGCGAACAAGGCGAAGACGAAAGGCGAAGAGACGATAGACGATCCGTACGAGTTCCTGCAGACCCTGCTGAAAAACAAGAATCTCGTGAAGGAAGCGGTCCGCCGGTTGCAGCACGGCCTGTCGCCCAAGCAGCGGTACTTTTACGAGAGCGACGAGGAGTCGTCGCGATCACCGATCGTGGTGATGTGTCAGCTAGAATCCTAA
- the LOC118512356 gene encoding xaa-Pro dipeptidase-like isoform X1 has product MAVFQMGSHTHAIPMTLYRDNRAKVVNELQRAHNFGADAKPVILLQGGDNISHYDTDVDYVFRQESYFTYLFGVTEPGCYGTVELNTGRSVLYVPRLPEEYAVWMGPLLGLEDFKQKYEVDAVHYVDEIDKCLAAVEPSVLLLLSGPNSDSGAVAKPAYFKGIESFVSDTDILFPVIAECRVIKSPAEIEILRYVARVSSDAHKAVMKIMKPGMHEYQAEAEFLHHSYAVGGCRHVSYTCICGAGTNSAILHYGHAGSPNDCAVRDGDMCLFDMGANYGGYAADITCSFPANGKFTEDQKIVYNAVLAARDAVCGAAREGVSWVDMHLLANRVMLEELRKGQLLQGNVDEMMEAGLNAIFQPHGLGHFLGLDVHDVGGYLPGCPERSSRAGVNRLRTARTLKAGMYLTIEPGCYFIESLLNKAYSDPSLSKFLVKENLNRFRNFGGVRIEDDVLITKTGIENFTFVPRTVEEIEAWMAAK; this is encoded by the exons ATGGCCGTCTTTCAAATGGGGTCCCACACGCACGCCATTCCGATGACGTTGTACCGAGACAACCGGGCGAAGGTGGTCAATGAACTGCAGCGTGCCCATAATTTTGGGGCGGATGCGAAGCCCGTGATCCTGCTGCAGGGTGGCGATAACATTAGTCACTACGATACGGATGTCGATTACGTTTTCCGACAG GAATCTTACTTCACGTACCTGTTCGGTGTGACGGAACCGGGTTGCTACGGAACGGTTGAGCTCAACACCGGACGTTCGGTGCTGTACGTGCCACGTCTGCCGGAAGAGTATGCCGTTTGGATGGGACCGCTGCTTGGTTTGGAGGATTTCAAGCAGAAGTACGAAGTGGACGCCGTACATTACGTCGATGAG ATTGACAAGTGTCTTGCTGCTGTGGAACCATCGGTGCTGCTTCTCTTG AGTGGACCAAATTCTGATAGTGGAGCGGTGGCAAAGCCGGCTTACTTCAAGGGTATCGAAAG CTTTGTCTCGGATACTGATATCTTGTTCCCGGTGATTGCAGAATG CCGCGTAATCAAATCTCCGGCCGAAATCGAAATCCTGCGCTATGTGGCACGCGTTTCATCAGACGCGCACAAAGCCGTAATGAAGATTATGAAACCGGGCATGCACGAGTACCAGGCTGAGGCCGAATTTCTGCACCACTCGTACGCCGTCGGGGGTTGTCGGCACGTGTCGTACACGTGCATCTGTGGTGCCGGTACCAACTCCGCCATCCTGCACTACGGCCATGCTGGGTCGCCGAACGACTGTGCCGTGCGGGACGGTGACATGTGTCTGTTCGACATGGGCGCCAACTACGGTGGTTACGCAGCGGACATTACGTGCAGCTTCCCAGCGAACGGAAAGTTCACCGAAGACCAGAAGATTGTGTACAATGCTGTGCTCGCTGCCCGGGATGCCGTGTGTGGCGCTGCCCGCGAAGGGGTATCTTGGGTGGACATGCATCTGCTCGCCAACCGCGTAATGCTGGAGGAGCTGCGCAAAGGCCAACTGTTGCAGGGCAATGTGGACGAGATGATGGAGGCCGGCTTGAATGCCATCTTTCAACCGCATGGACTCGGACACTTCCTGGGACTGGATGTGCACGACGTCGGTGGCTATCTGCCCGGCTGTCCGGAACGATCTTCCAGGGCCGGGGTTAATCGGCTGCGCACGGCCCGCACGTTAAAGGCGGGCATGTATTTGACCATCGAGCCCGGTTGCTACTTTATCGAGTCG CTGCTGAACAAGGCGTACTCAGATCCTAGTCTCAGCAAGTTTTTGGTGAAGGAAAATCTGAACCGCTTCCGCAACTTTGGTGGTGTCCGTATCGAGGATGATGTGCTGATCACCAAGACCGGCATCGAAAACTTCACTTTCGTCCCGAGAAC TGTGGAAGAAATCGAAGCCTGGATGGCGGccaagtaa
- the LOC118512356 gene encoding xaa-Pro dipeptidase-like isoform X2 — translation MAVFQMGSHTHAIPMTLYRDNRAKVVNELQRAHNFGADAKPVILLQGGDNISHYDTDVDYVFRQESYFTYLFGVTEPGCYGTVELNTGRSVLYVPRLPEEYAVWMGPLLGLEDFKQKYEVDAVHYVDEIDKCLAAVEPSVLLLLSGPNSDSGAVAKPAYFKGIESFVSDTDILFPVIAECRVIKSPAEIEILRYVARVSSDAHKAVMKIMKPGMHEYQAEAEFLHHSYAVGGCRHVSYTCICGAGTNSAILHYGHAGSPNDCAVRDGDMCLFDMGANYGGYAADITCSFPANGKFTEDQKIVYNAVLAARDAVCGAAREGVSWVDMHLLANRVMLEELRKGQLLQGNVDEMMEAGLNAIFQPHGLGHFLGLDVHDVGGYLPGCPERSSRAGVNRLRTARTLKAGMYLTIEPGCYFIESLLNKAYSDPSLSKFLVKENLNRFRNFGGVRIEDDVLITKTGIENFTFVPRT, via the exons ATGGCCGTCTTTCAAATGGGGTCCCACACGCACGCCATTCCGATGACGTTGTACCGAGACAACCGGGCGAAGGTGGTCAATGAACTGCAGCGTGCCCATAATTTTGGGGCGGATGCGAAGCCCGTGATCCTGCTGCAGGGTGGCGATAACATTAGTCACTACGATACGGATGTCGATTACGTTTTCCGACAG GAATCTTACTTCACGTACCTGTTCGGTGTGACGGAACCGGGTTGCTACGGAACGGTTGAGCTCAACACCGGACGTTCGGTGCTGTACGTGCCACGTCTGCCGGAAGAGTATGCCGTTTGGATGGGACCGCTGCTTGGTTTGGAGGATTTCAAGCAGAAGTACGAAGTGGACGCCGTACATTACGTCGATGAG ATTGACAAGTGTCTTGCTGCTGTGGAACCATCGGTGCTGCTTCTCTTG AGTGGACCAAATTCTGATAGTGGAGCGGTGGCAAAGCCGGCTTACTTCAAGGGTATCGAAAG CTTTGTCTCGGATACTGATATCTTGTTCCCGGTGATTGCAGAATG CCGCGTAATCAAATCTCCGGCCGAAATCGAAATCCTGCGCTATGTGGCACGCGTTTCATCAGACGCGCACAAAGCCGTAATGAAGATTATGAAACCGGGCATGCACGAGTACCAGGCTGAGGCCGAATTTCTGCACCACTCGTACGCCGTCGGGGGTTGTCGGCACGTGTCGTACACGTGCATCTGTGGTGCCGGTACCAACTCCGCCATCCTGCACTACGGCCATGCTGGGTCGCCGAACGACTGTGCCGTGCGGGACGGTGACATGTGTCTGTTCGACATGGGCGCCAACTACGGTGGTTACGCAGCGGACATTACGTGCAGCTTCCCAGCGAACGGAAAGTTCACCGAAGACCAGAAGATTGTGTACAATGCTGTGCTCGCTGCCCGGGATGCCGTGTGTGGCGCTGCCCGCGAAGGGGTATCTTGGGTGGACATGCATCTGCTCGCCAACCGCGTAATGCTGGAGGAGCTGCGCAAAGGCCAACTGTTGCAGGGCAATGTGGACGAGATGATGGAGGCCGGCTTGAATGCCATCTTTCAACCGCATGGACTCGGACACTTCCTGGGACTGGATGTGCACGACGTCGGTGGCTATCTGCCCGGCTGTCCGGAACGATCTTCCAGGGCCGGGGTTAATCGGCTGCGCACGGCCCGCACGTTAAAGGCGGGCATGTATTTGACCATCGAGCCCGGTTGCTACTTTATCGAGTCG CTGCTGAACAAGGCGTACTCAGATCCTAGTCTCAGCAAGTTTTTGGTGAAGGAAAATCTGAACCGCTTCCGCAACTTTGGTGGTGTCCGTATCGAGGATGATGTGCTGATCACCAAGACCGGCATCGAAAACTTCACTTTCGTCCCGAGAACGTAA
- the LOC118512352 gene encoding FAST kinase domain-containing protein 3, mitochondrial-like produces the protein MSRCVLWYSLRSPRRAAVGGFGASLQYCFPQFAARVCAFSSKDAGDDPPPSTNTPNSGTAGSSASSSTKKFVRNATILVQQGCDIQELPVVVRKIAEDEFVSFVSDKIITAPPAAASPSNTEAAGAKAAELQTTLESEMETIKSIESCHSTKGVLSVLQERTADGTGAGYGPSVAIHAIEKILKVESLLELKELEESEPFERIVNCIVFNADSKSLLDLLDELRSYLELPKTIDMLGNELVYRCSENVLSIEECCDAIEVLTQCRRPEMVEKFWSGIADQEKAITERNVHFVFSVLPYLKVSRRAVLTVLERRIPQLWWQMSPNATIEVLQALVACKMSPFRVTQTLARWLNTNIHAVAEDELGAILEAFTNLAYSDAQIERAVERYVKAKGVKVSSQNLIVTILRHCEEFRLRNAHILNGCSEFFIANFSQLDPAYLKALFCPFAYLDFVPTNATKFFDTVNMFLDLHFAKIRPTDTIDIMFAYICLERFPLNFVNRIFNPYFLDVLHAKTRPDRLDIVRGKLKVFDTGLTLECAEYDGPLLPRDHSAKAVFHDGRIKRIINYITTELEELAGGPGCMTKFSILQHLPVNSLYLVDVIFHPAGLGNIFTMDTTKERNINVAVLVHLPEYFDSAGKYLIGPQVMRIRHLRRLGLKVATLRFDVLYKLKIHPQELREYLVERMKAALDALPPPGTAAASVKGSPP, from the coding sequence ATGTCTCGCTGCGTGCTGTGGTATTCTTTGCGTTCGCCGCGCCGAGCAGCAGTCGGTGGATTCGGAGCTTCGTTGCAGTATTGCTTTCCTCAGTTTGCGGCACGAGTGTGTGCCTTTTCATCCAAGGATGCTGGGGAtgatccaccaccatcaaccaaCACACCGAACAGTGGAACTGCTGGATCGTctgccagcagcagtacgaaAAAGTTCGTCCGTAATGCCACAATATTGGTGCAGCAGGGCTGTGACATCCAGGAGTTACCGGTGGTCGTTCGAAAGATTGCCGAGGATGAGTTTGTATCGTTCGTGTCGGATAAAATAATCacggcaccaccagcagcggcGTCTCCTAGCAACACAGAAGCAGCCGGTGCGAAAGCGGCCGAGCTACAGACAACACTGGAATCGGAAATGGAAACGATTAAAAGTATCGAAAGTTGTCACTCTACCAAAGGCGTTTTGTCGGTACTGCAGGAACGGACGGCCGATGGCACCGGCGCCGGATACGGTCCCAGCGTGGCCATTCACGCCATCGAGAAGATACTGAAGGTGGAGAGTTTGCTAGAGCTGAAGGAGCTAGAGGAAAGCGAACCGTTCGAGCGGATCGTCAACTGTATCGTGTTCAACGCGGACTCTAAATCGCTTCTAGATCTTTTAGATGAATTGCGCAGCTATCTGGAGCTACCGAAAACGATCGACATGCTGGGCAATGAGCTGGTGTACCGTTGCTCGGAAAACGTGCTTTCCATCGAGGAATGTTGCGATGCGATCGAAGTATTAACGCAATGCCGTCGGCCAGagatggtggaaaagttttggaGCGGAATCGCCGACCAGGAGAAGGCCATCACCGAGCGCAACGTGCATTTCGTGTTTTCTGTCCTACCCTATCTCAAAGTCAGTCGGCGCGCGGTGCTGACGGTGCTGGAACGACGCATTCCACAGCTCTGGTGGCAGATGTCCCCAAACGCCACGATCGAGGTGCTGCAAGCGCTTGTCGCCTGCAAGATGTCCCCGTTCCGGGTCACACAGACGTTGGCCCGCTGGCTGAACACAAACATTCATGCGGTGGCCGAGGATGAGCTGGGAGCGATACTGGAAGCGTTCACCAACCTAGCCTACTCGGATGCACAGATCGAGCGTGCCGTAGAGCGGTACGTGAAGGCGAAAGGCGTGAAGGTGAGCTCACAAAACCTTATCGTCACGATACTGCGGCACTGTGAAGAATTTCGCCTCCGCAATGCACACATCCTCAACGGCTGCAGCGAATTCTTCATCGCGAACTTTAGCCAGCTTGACCCAGCCTACCTGAAGGCACTGTTCTGCCCGTTCGCCTACCTGGACTTTGTGCCGACGAATGCGACCAAGTTCTTCGACACGGTGAACATGTTTCTGGATTTGCATTTCGCGAAAATCCGTCCCACGGACACGATTGACATCATGTTCGCGTACATTTGTCTCGAGCGCTTTCCGCTCAACTTTGTGAACAGGATTTTCAACCCATACTTTCTCGACGTACTGCATGCGAAGACACGCCCCGACCGGTTGGATATAGTGCGCGGCAAGCTGAAGGTGTTTGACACCGGGCTTACGCTCGAGTGTGCGGAGTACGATGGACCGCTACTACCGCGCGATCATTCGGCAAAGGCCGTTTTTCACGATGGGCGCATAAAGCGCATCATCAACTACATCACCACCGAGCTGGAGGAACTGGCCGGTGGTCCGGGGTGTATGACAAAGTTTTCCATCCTGCAACATCTGCCCGTCAATTCGCTCTATCTGGTGGATGTCATTTTTCACCCGGCCGGTCTAGGGAACATATTCACGATGGACACAACGAAGGAGCGCAACATCAATGTGGCCGTCTTGGTGCACCTACCGGAGTACTTCGATAGTGCTGGAAAGTATTTGATTGGACCGCAGGTCATGCGAATAAGACATCTGCGACGCCTCGGACTGAAGGTGGCAACGCTCCGCTTCGACGTACTGTACAAACTGAAGATTCATCCGCAGGAGCTGCGAGAGTATTTGGTCGAGCGAATGAAAGCGGCCCTAGACGCGTTGCCACCGCCCGGAACGGCTGCCGCATCTGTCAAAGGATCTCCGCCATGA
- the LOC118512353 gene encoding pre-mRNA-splicing factor Slu7, whose product MVSSGSRLPLSMLLQTKEAADEEPRKASREDWRKAKELEEARKAGNAPAAVDEEGRDINPHIPQYISSAPWYYNTAGPTLKHQRPQDDNSSRSGIDEWYKRGVDTSKPLVTKYRKGACENCGAMTHKRVDCMERPRKVGAKFSAKQIAHDEFIQPNIVSDYDGKRDRWAGYDPANHREIVEEYLKIEQAKRELRAQKLKENPDLAEEQGEEADEDRYVDEVDMPGTKVDSKQRITVRNLRIREDTAKYLRNLDPNSAYYDPKTRSMRDNPTPQLNPEETEFAGENFVRYSGDIQKHAQAQLFAWEAYGKGVDVHVLAEPTKLELLQKEYEKKKSQFKDEVKNKVLEQYGGEEHLAVPPKALLLAQTENYVEYSRFGKVIKGQDKPIIRSRFEEDVYINNHTTVWGSHWNNGCWGYKCCESMIKNSYCVGENGKAGTIKPTMESETGESGTSFAGSEPSKKGSLLNQAKSAALAEESQETVEKEQTRESSESKEPDRSNHSSGGSNSDSDSDPDDSKRDRSKESKKSKKKRKKEKKRLQRREEKKLRKKSDGKVEKDKLQLALEAEEENERRAAELLRQDERKRPYNSMYDVKAPTEEEIEAYMLKRRREEDPMLAFMGK is encoded by the coding sequence ATGGTGAGCTCGGGATCGCGCCTACCCCTGTCGATGCTGTTGCAGACGAAAGAGGCAGCGGATGAAGAACCCCGTAAAGCGTCGCGTGAAGATTGGCGCAAAGCGAAAGAGCTCGAGGAAGCTCGAAAGGCTGGTAATGCACCGGCTGCGGTCGACGAGGAGGGTCGCGATATCAATCCACACATCCCGCAGTACATTTCATCTGCGCCATGGTACTACAACACGGCAGGCCCAACGCTGAAGCATCAGCGCCCGCAGGATGATAACAGCTCGCGCTCCGGCATTGACGAATGGTACAAACGGGGCGTGGATACCTCCAAACCGCTGGTGACCAAGTACCGTAAGGGAGCGTGCGAAAACTGTGGTGCAATGACGCACAAGCGCGTCGATTGCATGGAGCGGCCACGCAAGGTGGGGGCCAAATTTTCCGCCAAACAGATAGCACACGACGAGTTCATTCAGCCCAACATAGTGAGCGACTACGATGGCAAGCGGGACCGTTGGGCTGGGTACGATCCGGCGAACCATCGGGAAATTGTGGAAGAGTATCTTAAAATCGAGCAAGCGAAGCGTGAGCTGCGTGCTCAAAAGCTGAAGGAAAATCCTGACCTTGCCGAGGAGCAGGGCGAGGAGGCCGACGAGGACAGGTACGTGGACGAGGTGGACATGCCCGGTACGAAGGTGGATTCGAAGCAGCGCATCACGGTGCGAAATCTGCGCATTCGCGAAGACACGGCCAAGTATCTTCGCAATCTCGATCCCAACTCTGCCTACTACGATCCGAAGACGCGCTCCATGCGAGACAATCCCACGCCGCAGCTCAACCCGGAGGAGACGGAGTTTGCGGGCGAAAACTTTGTCCGCTACTCGGGCGACATCCAGAAACACGCACAGGCGCAACTGTTTGCCTGGGAAGCGTACGGCAAGGGAGTCGACGTGCATGTGCTGGCCGAGCCGACCAAGCTGGAGCTGCTGCAGAAGGAGTACGAGAAGAAAAAGTCGCAGTTCAAGGATGAGGTGAAAAACAAGGTGCTCGAGCAGTACGGCGGCGAGGAACATCTGGCCGTACCGCCGAAAGCACTGCTGCTGGCACAAACAGAAAACTACGTCGAGTACTCGCGGTTCGGTAAAGTGATCAAGGGCCAGGACAAACCCATCATTCGGTCGCGCTTCGAGGAGGACGTGTACATCAACAATCACACCACCGTGTGGGGTTCACACTGGAACAACGGTTGCTGGGGTTACAAGTGTTGCGAGTCGATGATTAAAAATTCCTACTGCGTCGGTGAAAATGGCAAAGCTGGTACAATTAAACCCACCATGGAAAGCGAAACAGGCGAAAGCGGAACTTCGTTCGCCGGTAGTGAGCCCTCGAAAAAAGGTTCATTATTAAATCAAGCTAAATCGGCAGCACTGGCGGAAGAATCGCAAGAAACGGTTGAAAAGGAACAAACGCGTGAATCGTCAGAATCGAAAGAGCCGGATCGCAGCAATCACAGTAGCGGTGGGAGTAACAGCGACAGTGACTCGGACCCGGACGACTCCAAGCGCGATCGAAGCAAGGAATCGAAGAAATCGAAAAAGAAGcgcaagaaggaaaagaagcgACTGCAGCGCCGGGAAGAGaaaaagctgcgcaaaaaGAGCGACGGTAAGGTGGAGAAGGATAAACTTCAGCTTGCCTTGGAGGCGGAAGAGGAAAACGAACGGCGGGCGGCGGAGTTACTGCGCCAGGACGAAAGGAAGCGGCCGTACAACAGCATGTACGATGTGAAAGCACCGACCGAAGAGGAAATCGAGGCGTACATGCTTAAACGGCGCCGCGAGGAAGATCCTATGCTGGCTTTTATGGGCAAGTAA
- the LOC118512358 gene encoding uncharacterized protein LOC118512358 encodes MQKSPSNHLDLESNDFDHLFHSLTLPQPHQLHKEFQGIYSYDSNRACSLETLYLNLLISQSTSPSSRLLHKLNGCHGQPHNSWCKKASAAMVRITEQLIRKKAEHNELIIGTLEELSLHQVRSDPKGRFRPVPKSFCDSGLVFDSALRIPVLLQMYVVHTVLRYLLSSLSLPDGCLVV; translated from the exons ATGCAGAAGAGTCCGTCCAACCACCTTGACTTAGAATCGAACGATTTTGACCACTTGTTCCACTCTCTCACTTTGCCTCAACCTCATCAGCTGCACAAGGAATTCCAAGGAATTTATTCGTACGATAGCAATCGCGCATGCTCCTTGGAAACTCTCTACTTGAACCTTCTAATTTCTCAAAGCACTTCACCGAGCAGCCGTCTGTTGCATAAACTCAACGGTTGCCATGGACAACCTCATAACAGTTGGTGTAAAAAAGCTAGTGCAGCAATGGTAAGAA TCACGGAACAGCTGATACGCAAGAAAGCCGAGCACAACGAGCTCATCATCGGTACGCTGGAGGAACTCTCGCTGCACCaagtccgatccgatccgaaaggACGATTCCGACCAGTTCCGAAATCGTTTTgtgattccggactcgtttttgattccgcgctccggattcccgttctgctgcaaatgtatgtcGTGCACACTGTTCTGCGTTATCTCCTCTCTTCTTTGTCCTTGCCAGACGGTTGCTTGGTGGTATAA